The following coding sequences lie in one Vibrio sp. ED004 genomic window:
- a CDS encoding DMT family transporter — protein MSDITKATTFMLLSTFSLSLSGLMAKYLSEAMPISLLSFVRFFLPSLFLFLFLTFYKISKPTREMWKPLVMRAIFMVACQWCFLTSLQTLTLVEGVVLFSTGPLFIPLLEKLIFGTKIHTTTIVCLAITFVGVVLMAGDWSQFEFGSEFFRPALLLGLLAGMFNSGSQVSLYRASKTSLSPAELNAWTFLVAAIIVIPMVVFTSVSAAPEVIESTGSLSALLSFDDLRWIGLGALGLALFTINTQIFRSKAYKLADSGSQLAPLIFTNMLFSALWQGLFFDDVFSTQQMIGINLIVVASITNTLLAKRHSKAKANQRPHTTMVVANKAVLDSAAKS, from the coding sequence ATGTCTGATATTACCAAGGCAACGACTTTCATGTTGTTGTCGACGTTCAGTTTGTCTTTAAGTGGCTTAATGGCCAAGTATCTATCTGAAGCGATGCCCATTTCGTTGTTGAGCTTTGTGCGCTTTTTCTTACCCAGTCTGTTCTTATTTCTTTTTCTTACCTTTTACAAAATCAGCAAGCCGACACGAGAGATGTGGAAGCCTTTGGTGATGCGTGCAATCTTTATGGTGGCGTGTCAGTGGTGCTTCCTCACATCACTGCAAACCTTAACCTTGGTTGAAGGTGTAGTGTTATTCAGTACGGGTCCTTTGTTTATCCCATTGTTAGAAAAATTAATATTTGGAACTAAGATTCATACAACGACCATCGTTTGTTTGGCGATAACCTTTGTTGGCGTAGTGCTGATGGCAGGGGATTGGTCGCAGTTTGAATTTGGATCGGAGTTTTTTAGACCGGCGCTGTTGCTGGGTTTATTGGCGGGCATGTTTAATTCAGGCTCACAAGTCAGCTTATATCGAGCATCCAAGACGAGCCTTTCGCCAGCAGAGCTTAACGCGTGGACGTTTCTAGTTGCGGCAATCATTGTGATTCCTATGGTTGTGTTTACTTCAGTGTCTGCGGCTCCAGAGGTAATTGAAAGCACAGGCAGCTTGTCGGCACTGTTGTCTTTTGATGACTTACGTTGGATAGGGCTGGGCGCACTTGGATTAGCGTTGTTCACCATCAATACGCAGATCTTCCGTTCGAAAGCGTACAAGTTGGCAGACAGTGGCTCCCAATTAGCACCTCTGATTTTTACTAACATGCTGTTTAGTGCGTTATGGCAGGGCTTGTTCTTTGATGATGTATTTTCTACTCAGCAGATGATTGGCATTAACCTAATTGTCGTGGCGAGCATCACCAATACATTGCTGGCAAAAAGACACAGCAAGGCGAAAGCCAACCAGAGACCGCACACCACAATGGTGGTAGCGAATAAAGCGGTGTTGGACTCTGCAGCTAAAAGCTAA
- a CDS encoding LysR substrate-binding domain-containing protein has translation MKKLVPLKSVYAFIAVAETGSMTDAARVLYVSHSAVSQAIKSLEQLVNKPLFKRVGRRVVLNAAGKRYYRKVAPALEQVIEATEELARTPNDHRITLNMVNSLAMHWWIPRVPDFQAFAPSLDIRISTLTGPFDIEQEGVDIALVHGKPNEWDQYYSEKLGDDDLVLVCSPALLKNQMNLSVEQLVKQNPTIGAFNPRRQHDWQVWCDNYQIPMPTFHSNLTFDVSIQAVQAAIRSLGVLVTHRLFVKDDISHGMLVELGTPVANPHQDFYFVCPKNKLKQESVLKLRTWLRHEFTRSETKLN, from the coding sequence ATGAAAAAACTCGTTCCGCTTAAATCCGTTTACGCTTTCATAGCTGTTGCTGAGACTGGCAGCATGACTGACGCCGCGCGGGTGTTGTATGTCAGTCACTCTGCGGTAAGCCAAGCGATAAAGTCGTTAGAACAACTAGTCAACAAGCCTCTATTTAAACGAGTCGGTCGTCGTGTTGTTCTTAATGCCGCAGGTAAGCGATATTACCGCAAAGTTGCCCCCGCACTTGAGCAAGTGATAGAGGCAACCGAAGAGCTTGCCAGAACGCCTAACGACCACCGCATTACCCTCAACATGGTCAATTCGCTCGCGATGCACTGGTGGATCCCACGAGTTCCCGACTTCCAAGCTTTTGCTCCCTCACTCGATATTCGTATTTCCACCTTGACCGGCCCTTTTGATATCGAGCAGGAAGGCGTCGATATTGCCCTTGTTCACGGCAAACCGAATGAATGGGATCAGTATTACAGCGAAAAGCTCGGTGACGATGATCTTGTATTGGTGTGCAGCCCTGCACTATTGAAAAACCAAATGAATTTAAGCGTTGAACAACTTGTGAAACAAAACCCAACCATTGGTGCATTTAACCCAAGGCGACAACACGACTGGCAAGTGTGGTGCGACAATTACCAAATCCCAATGCCTACGTTCCATAGCAATTTGACATTCGATGTCTCCATTCAAGCTGTGCAAGCTGCAATTCGTTCATTAGGCGTATTAGTAACGCATCGCTTGTTTGTGAAAGATGACATCAGCCATGGGATGCTCGTTGAACTGGGTACGCCGGTTGCTAACCCGCACCAAGATTTCTACTTTGTTTGCCCGAAAAACAAATTAAAACAAGAAAGTGTGCTAAAACTGAGAACATGGTTAAGACATGAATTCACACGCTCAGAAACAAAACTCAACTAG
- a CDS encoding heavy metal-binding domain-containing protein, protein MIITTTQSVEGKRIVDYKGVIAGEAILGVNVFKDMFSGIRDFVGGRSGTYEKELEKARNYAFKELEQKAIEAGANAVVGVDIDYEVLGTGNGMLMVSASGTAVVVA, encoded by the coding sequence ATGATTATTACCACTACACAATCTGTCGAAGGCAAACGCATTGTCGATTACAAAGGGGTTATTGCTGGAGAAGCCATTCTAGGGGTTAACGTTTTCAAAGATATGTTCTCAGGAATTCGTGACTTTGTGGGTGGTCGCTCTGGTACCTACGAGAAAGAATTAGAAAAAGCACGTAACTACGCGTTCAAAGAGTTAGAACAGAAAGCAATTGAAGCAGGTGCCAACGCGGTGGTTGGTGTCGATATTGATTACGAAGTACTTGGCACAGGCAATGGTATGCTGATGGTTTCAGCAAGCGGCACAGCGGTGGTGGTTGCTTAA
- a CDS encoding peptidoglycan DD-metalloendopeptidase family protein: MKFLRIGLIVIAISAFSLAALLSFHSETAPEISIKITPYQGYQPNDEGGVDSQPTPSSLVKVHYFVKVGDTLSNIFSSWQLPYGTVQKVMEADLESLKLDTIKPGDHLELLLDSDSKELVELIFHESLVEQAAFTRNDDGSFDYQFNEIPGEWKEKLYTGTVHGSFSTSAYKAGLTTNQIANITRTLKDKVNFARELRAGDSFNVLVKEQYTNDHLTGKTEIQGISIQLRNREVAAFLAPDCLFYDREGNSLEQAFDRYPVDRKFRRITSSFNPKRRHPVTGRISPHNGTDFATPVGAPVYSTGDGRVVALRDHPYAGKYLVIEHNSVYTTRYLHLSRFLVKKGQQIKRGQKIALSGATGRITGPHLHFEVLVRGRAVDAMKANLPMASSIMPKDRKEFLARIASFDAMISEPADRTS, encoded by the coding sequence ATGAAGTTCCTCCGTATTGGCCTGATCGTTATTGCTATCAGTGCATTTTCCCTTGCTGCTTTGCTTTCTTTTCACTCCGAGACAGCACCAGAAATCTCTATAAAAATAACACCTTATCAAGGTTATCAACCGAATGATGAGGGAGGTGTCGACTCTCAACCGACTCCTAGCTCTTTGGTCAAAGTCCATTATTTTGTGAAAGTTGGCGATACGCTAAGCAACATCTTTTCGTCATGGCAACTGCCTTATGGAACCGTTCAAAAGGTGATGGAAGCGGATCTGGAGTCTTTGAAGCTCGACACAATAAAACCTGGTGACCACCTAGAGTTGCTTTTGGATAGTGACTCTAAAGAACTCGTCGAGCTGATTTTCCATGAAAGTTTGGTAGAGCAAGCTGCCTTTACTCGAAATGACGATGGAAGTTTTGACTACCAATTCAATGAAATTCCTGGCGAATGGAAGGAAAAGCTCTATACGGGCACCGTTCATGGCAGTTTTTCAACGTCAGCATATAAAGCGGGGTTAACTACTAACCAGATAGCCAATATCACCCGCACACTAAAAGACAAAGTCAACTTCGCTCGTGAGCTGAGAGCAGGTGACAGCTTTAATGTATTGGTTAAAGAGCAGTACACGAATGATCACTTAACGGGAAAAACAGAAATTCAAGGTATCTCAATTCAATTAAGAAACCGAGAAGTGGCGGCGTTTTTGGCGCCAGATTGCCTCTTCTACGACAGAGAGGGTAACAGCCTAGAACAAGCGTTCGATAGATACCCTGTAGACAGAAAATTTCGAAGAATTACCTCATCGTTTAACCCTAAACGAAGACACCCAGTGACAGGGCGAATCTCGCCACACAATGGTACTGACTTTGCGACGCCTGTAGGCGCACCCGTATATTCAACGGGTGATGGCCGTGTTGTCGCGCTTCGTGACCACCCTTATGCCGGGAAATATTTGGTGATTGAACATAACAGCGTATACACGACACGTTATCTTCACTTGAGCCGCTTCCTCGTTAAGAAAGGGCAGCAAATTAAGCGAGGTCAGAAAATTGCGCTATCGGGTGCTACTGGTCGTATTACTGGCCCGCACTTGCACTTTGAGGTATTGGTTCGTGGTCGCGCCGTCGATGCAATGAAGGCGAACTTACCAATGGCAAGCTCAATTATGCCTAAAGATAGAAAAGAGTTTTTGGCTCGAATTGCCTCTTTTGATGCCATGATTTCTGAGCCAGCAGATCGTACGAGTTAG
- a CDS encoding alkyl sulfatase dimerization domain-containing protein → MLRILLIAVISVFSSMSFASEEDKYSEQEYLGRPLMERYILDELKQLRMEQQDLERRLTIQMTDRELAVADKSLNYANVTVTYFFYIIAGVASLIALVGWQSLKELKHTTKEMADRRLNDIAQDYEKKFNVLERDLKRKTRIISENNREIEIINEIHNLWLRAQNAQTAEQKIEIYDEILKVRPGDLEALTYKADAAMDMQEYHWAMSLCNRVLEVDDQNAHALYQRACAYARLGAEGQAIDDLERSIEASGSMRELLADEPDFEMLRGLERFEALREE, encoded by the coding sequence ATGCTTCGAATCTTATTGATTGCAGTTATCTCGGTGTTCAGCTCGATGAGTTTTGCAAGCGAAGAGGATAAGTACTCTGAACAGGAGTATTTGGGTAGACCGCTGATGGAACGCTATATCTTGGATGAGTTGAAGCAACTGCGAATGGAACAGCAAGATCTTGAAAGGCGTCTCACCATTCAGATGACAGATCGTGAATTGGCTGTAGCGGATAAATCGCTGAACTACGCCAATGTTACCGTGACGTATTTCTTCTACATCATTGCTGGTGTTGCTTCTCTTATTGCCTTGGTGGGTTGGCAATCACTCAAAGAGTTGAAACACACTACTAAAGAGATGGCAGATCGACGACTCAACGACATCGCCCAAGATTATGAGAAGAAGTTTAATGTCCTAGAGAGGGACCTTAAACGTAAAACCAGAATCATTTCAGAGAACAACCGAGAAATCGAAATCATCAATGAGATACACAACTTGTGGCTGAGAGCTCAAAATGCTCAAACCGCAGAACAAAAGATTGAAATCTACGATGAGATTTTGAAAGTTCGTCCGGGTGACTTGGAAGCGCTCACTTACAAAGCAGATGCAGCCATGGACATGCAGGAATACCACTGGGCAATGAGCTTATGTAACCGTGTGTTAGAAGTGGATGATCAGAACGCCCACGCTTTGTATCAACGAGCTTGTGCTTATGCAAGGCTAGGCGCTGAAGGTCAGGCTATAGACGACTTAGAGCGCTCTATCGAAGCCAGTGGTTCAATGCGAGAGTTATTGGCTGATGAACCTGACTTTGAGATGCTACGCGGCTTAGAACGCTTCGAAGCACTTCGTGAAGAGTAA
- a CDS encoding cytochrome b/b6 domain-containing protein: MASVIIYATVAGYVMHYVTNHPELFSFLSILNMSLATIATPLLVVRYIWSHFRSSPAMPISIPEGQKCIAKLAHSLMYLVMFMVFSTGYLMLKEPYSLFWLATVDNLITDPAINGFFFYLHRASCIALACLIVLHISAALKHHFVSKNYVLKMML; this comes from the coding sequence ATGGCTTCCGTCATCATCTATGCAACCGTTGCTGGGTATGTGATGCACTATGTCACCAATCATCCAGAGCTGTTTTCTTTCCTGTCGATACTCAATATGTCATTGGCGACGATTGCAACGCCATTGCTCGTGGTCCGTTATATCTGGAGTCACTTTCGGTCTTCGCCAGCTATGCCTATCTCAATACCAGAAGGACAGAAATGCATTGCTAAGCTTGCACACTCTTTGATGTACCTAGTGATGTTCATGGTGTTCAGTACCGGTTATTTGATGCTAAAAGAGCCTTATTCGTTATTTTGGCTAGCCACCGTCGATAATCTAATTACCGATCCTGCAATCAACGGCTTCTTCTTCTATTTACACCGTGCCAGTTGTATTGCCCTAGCCTGTTTAATTGTCCTGCATATTAGCGCAGCACTGAAGCACCACTTTGTTTCTAAGAACTATGTATTGAAGATGATGCTCTAG
- a CDS encoding ABC transporter ATP-binding protein — MLKGVDLKYLKHFFKFAKKYKGSAILGIAMLPLSVITSLLFPWLIIQVIDVHLSHGDMDGLLEYVFYLVALLMVSYVVDTTYSYNLRKTGQYTITDMRSVLFARVLKLPRSYFDNTPIGVTLSRLTSDLETIGETFVQSVVGLVKDSINTIALLAMMFFIDWQLTLIVLIIMPPVLYLTVYVRNRLRALYKVTRSSLARGIGFLQEVLFGMKTVQMYRAEEQVEQRYQGYTDEFLKAQKKINKYDAILFSFISGITSITIAIMIWYGSGQVIEGALTLGVLIAFINTLEKVFVPIRDFTSQIASIQSSFAAFDHIEELFVEPTEEEGRNLLPSNKVESQLEQFVSLEFKNVSFRYKDDAPYVLKNVSFVLEKGHQIALVGSTGSGKSTILRLISKTYQDYEGSILLNGIELSQISSEDSAHLFSMMMQDVHLFEETIQFNIALGKEHLSRNEVEQAARYVYADKFIEQLPQGYDFRLEKNGANLSVGQTQLISFARAVAQGGQLMMLDEATSSVDSITEDLIQKAMQRLFKEKTVIAIAHRLSTVRHSDTILVLEKGEIVEQGNHQQLVAYNGIYAGLLKESIVETSDSQVTVA, encoded by the coding sequence ATGTTAAAGGGTGTTGATCTTAAGTATCTCAAGCACTTTTTTAAGTTTGCTAAGAAATACAAAGGCTCTGCCATTCTGGGTATTGCGATGCTTCCGCTGTCGGTCATCACGAGCTTGTTGTTTCCTTGGCTGATCATTCAAGTGATTGACGTCCATCTAAGTCATGGTGATATGGATGGTCTGCTCGAATACGTCTTCTATCTCGTTGCCCTGCTGATGGTGAGCTACGTGGTGGATACCACTTATTCGTATAACCTGCGTAAAACAGGTCAATACACGATAACTGATATGCGCTCTGTGTTGTTTGCCCGTGTACTCAAGTTACCGCGCAGCTATTTTGACAATACGCCAATAGGTGTCACGCTTTCGCGCCTGACGAGTGATTTAGAGACCATCGGCGAGACCTTTGTTCAATCGGTTGTCGGTTTAGTGAAAGACAGTATCAACACCATTGCTCTATTAGCCATGATGTTCTTCATTGATTGGCAGCTGACGTTGATTGTATTGATCATCATGCCACCCGTGCTGTACTTAACGGTGTACGTGCGAAACCGACTTCGTGCTCTGTATAAAGTCACGCGTTCTTCACTTGCACGCGGTATTGGCTTTCTGCAAGAGGTCTTGTTCGGCATGAAAACGGTTCAGATGTACCGAGCGGAAGAACAAGTCGAGCAGCGTTACCAAGGCTATACCGATGAGTTTTTGAAAGCGCAGAAAAAGATCAATAAGTACGATGCGATTCTGTTTTCGTTTATCTCTGGCATTACCTCAATCACTATCGCGATCATGATTTGGTACGGCTCTGGGCAAGTGATCGAAGGGGCACTCACCTTGGGTGTGCTGATTGCGTTCATCAACACCCTAGAAAAGGTATTTGTACCGATTCGCGACTTCACCTCGCAAATTGCTTCGATTCAGAGCTCATTTGCTGCGTTCGACCACATCGAAGAGCTGTTTGTTGAACCGACGGAAGAAGAAGGTCGTAACTTACTGCCATCTAACAAGGTTGAAAGTCAGCTCGAACAGTTTGTGAGCTTAGAATTTAAGAACGTGAGCTTTCGCTACAAAGACGACGCTCCGTACGTTCTAAAAAATGTCTCGTTTGTATTGGAGAAAGGTCATCAAATCGCGCTTGTGGGTTCGACTGGGTCGGGCAAATCGACGATTCTGCGTTTGATATCTAAAACTTATCAAGACTATGAAGGCAGCATTCTGCTTAATGGTATTGAGTTATCGCAGATCTCAAGCGAAGACTCTGCTCACTTGTTCTCAATGATGATGCAAGATGTGCATCTATTTGAAGAGACGATTCAGTTCAATATTGCACTGGGTAAGGAACATCTCTCAAGAAACGAGGTTGAGCAAGCTGCGCGTTATGTTTATGCGGATAAGTTTATCGAGCAGTTGCCACAAGGCTATGATTTCCGTTTAGAGAAGAACGGTGCCAACCTATCTGTAGGGCAAACGCAGCTTATCTCCTTTGCACGAGCAGTCGCACAAGGCGGACAACTGATGATGCTTGATGAGGCAACCAGTTCGGTAGATTCCATCACAGAAGATTTGATTCAAAAAGCGATGCAGCGCCTGTTCAAAGAAAAAACCGTGATCGCCATTGCCCACCGCCTCAGCACTGTTCGTCACTCTGACACTATTCTGGTATTGGAAAAGGGTGAAATTGTTGAACAAGGTAATCATCAACAGTTGGTCGCATACAATGGCATTTATGCCGGCTTGTTGAAGGAATCGATTGTGGAAACGAGCGACTCTCAAGTAACGGTTGCCTGA
- a CDS encoding ABC transporter ATP-binding protein — translation MTKRQFIAHYLRMNRTSYLLAIVFIFLVNWLQVEIPRYIQLAIDLIDDASSTGHQQLQTYVWIVVGMSVAMVVVRILSRIYALNPGRITEAALKSTLLQKLNRLPSSFHERFASGRLISIINNDLSGIRLMFGVGFLQFFNALLALSLTPLYMWRISPELTLYSIIPISIAFVIFRVGFKRMKTLHLEHMKRLQNLSAQLMSYLSGIDLIKSQQMSPWVKAETEKLNQLLLECRLKITRIQVFFMPVLDYANDLMKIIILGLGGFMLMRQELTLGEITAFLTYSVLLAMPLMQLGRIATIYQRGMVGIQSAQTILNAKVPELDEEKLSELDVESLKGKTFSVRNLSFSYAGEERLILDDISFDIPAGKKVGVLGGIGAGKTTLVNCLNHHLEVPEGSVFLGEKDVTSFSRSDLRRYVKTVTQDPYLFSATVEDNIRFGSLDTDLAKSQVDEVLELSQLASDVTRFEHGDQTLVGEKGIMLSGGQKQRLSIARALLQPTDLIIMDNVLSAVDYETERKILEGLFKRLENQSVLVVSHRVNALEYMDEIIVLNEGKVIAKGDHATLLKTCPYYYETWQLQQNETEATAC, via the coding sequence ATGACTAAAAGACAGTTTATTGCCCATTACTTGCGCATGAATCGCACCTCTTATTTGTTAGCGATTGTGTTCATTTTTCTCGTTAACTGGTTACAAGTAGAGATCCCTCGTTATATTCAATTGGCGATAGATTTAATTGATGATGCCTCGTCAACAGGTCACCAGCAGCTTCAAACCTATGTTTGGATTGTGGTGGGCATGTCGGTCGCTATGGTTGTCGTGCGGATCCTGTCGCGGATCTATGCGTTGAACCCTGGGCGAATCACAGAGGCTGCGCTCAAAAGTACACTGCTACAAAAGCTGAATCGTTTACCAAGTAGCTTTCATGAACGCTTCGCTTCAGGTCGTTTGATTTCAATCATCAATAACGACCTTAGCGGGATCCGTTTGATGTTCGGCGTGGGCTTTTTGCAGTTCTTCAATGCGTTGCTTGCTTTGTCGCTGACGCCTCTTTATATGTGGCGTATCTCACCAGAATTAACGCTTTACTCGATTATTCCTATCTCAATCGCTTTTGTGATTTTCCGAGTGGGCTTCAAGCGTATGAAAACACTGCACTTAGAGCACATGAAGCGCCTGCAAAACCTGTCTGCTCAGTTAATGAGTTACCTATCTGGGATTGATCTGATCAAGAGCCAGCAGATGTCACCTTGGGTGAAGGCGGAAACCGAAAAGCTCAATCAACTGTTGCTTGAATGCCGCCTTAAGATCACTCGTATTCAAGTCTTCTTCATGCCGGTGCTCGATTACGCCAATGACCTGATGAAAATTATTATTCTTGGTCTGGGTGGTTTCATGTTGATGAGGCAGGAACTGACCTTAGGTGAGATAACCGCTTTCTTAACTTACTCGGTTTTGCTCGCAATGCCGTTGATGCAACTTGGTCGAATTGCGACGATTTATCAGCGCGGCATGGTCGGAATTCAGAGCGCGCAAACCATTCTTAACGCCAAAGTGCCAGAGCTAGATGAAGAAAAGCTTTCTGAGTTAGATGTTGAATCGTTGAAGGGTAAAACGTTTTCTGTTCGTAACCTTAGCTTTAGTTACGCGGGTGAAGAACGCTTGATCCTTGATGACATCAGCTTTGATATTCCTGCGGGTAAGAAAGTGGGTGTGCTAGGCGGAATCGGAGCGGGTAAAACGACATTAGTGAACTGTTTGAATCATCATTTAGAGGTTCCAGAAGGCTCAGTGTTCCTTGGTGAAAAAGATGTCACTAGTTTCTCGCGCAGTGATTTACGTCGTTATGTGAAAACCGTTACTCAAGACCCTTACCTGTTCTCAGCGACTGTCGAAGATAATATCCGTTTTGGTAGCTTGGATACTGATTTGGCCAAGAGTCAGGTTGATGAAGTACTAGAGCTTAGCCAATTGGCCAGTGATGTGACTCGCTTTGAACATGGCGACCAAACCTTGGTTGGTGAGAAGGGCATCATGTTGTCCGGTGGTCAGAAGCAGCGCTTGAGTATTGCGCGTGCTCTGCTGCAACCAACCGACTTAATTATCATGGATAATGTGCTGTCTGCGGTCGACTATGAGACAGAAAGAAAGATCTTAGAAGGCTTGTTTAAACGACTGGAAAATCAGTCGGTTCTGGTAGTGTCACATCGCGTCAATGCCCTTGAATATATGGATGAAATTATTGTGTTGAATGAAGGTAAGGTGATTGCCAAGGGCGACCATGCCACGTTACTCAAAACCTGTCCTTACTACTATGAGACATGGCAGCTACAGCAGAATGAAACGGAGGCTACAGCATGTTAA